The Malus sylvestris chromosome 14, drMalSylv7.2, whole genome shotgun sequence genome segment gggagtattggaatAAGTCAATATTTAGAAGAAAAGGAATGTAAATATCTTGTCATTATTAGAGTCATATTTTAGGAAGGATATTGTGTCCTTTactttgtttccttttgtaacaaggattgtatgtaaTATTTATTCAGAATAtgcaatacatgaaaattaagccgTAAATTTCTACATGGTATCGGAGCTAGGGAGCGGGCCTGTACTGTACTGCCATgtgatgggtgggtccccttggcCTCACACGATGATAGTGGGTCCCTTGGCCCCGCGTGTAGGGTGCGTCcccttggctccacgtggttgccgatgtgtggatctcccacGCATGACCCACTAATTGGGTCCCACGTGAGGGGGTGTGTtgaatcccacatcggccatacaaaaagaaaagtaatagtttaaatatcctaaccctactctaactaataccgaggctttttgtgataaaaccccacacctgacggattgtgcaggtggtaattaccaagttggggacaatattggtgttgttggaagtgggtcgTATGacccgtctctctgataattctacataaTGACAACATAATGACAAGCCGTTGATGAGAACCAGCAAAAGAGCTTTTATGGAAATGTGTTATGTTGCTGACCATTGCATAGTTATTCGGTGGAAATATGATGCAGATAATGGGCTCTCTCACCGAATGAGCTTTTATGgtttggattctcttattgTGATCCTTCATTTAATGACTTTTGAGCGTgaagtttatttggttgaatTAGGAAGACCGAGTCTACAGCTCTTCGACTTCGAAAGTACTTGAGTCATGGCATATTCAGTGACTATTTAGAGGCAAAAAAGCTAATTTCATTCGGCTGCACAAGCCGATGAAATAAGATGCTTTGCTGGCTTCGTTTAGTGAAGAAATATGCATAACTGCCAAGTTGTAATTAATTAGAGTATGTACCAATTTATTCAGTGGCGGTATTCTGGTCTACATTCCTTGATGTTTGTACTCTCCGACTCGGCCAGACTGCTGGTGACATTAGTGCAGCAGCATCAATTTATGTGTGTCGAACTAGTTGGTGGTGGCTCGTTTCAGACGCTGGCCGCGTGGGAATCATTAAGTTGCGGAACTTTAAAGATTTCTTTCCCCCGTTGTAAACGGGTAAGTTTCGAAGGTTCACGTCGAGTCAAAGGGTGGCGTACGTCATTCCGCTGCTTTAAACTGTCATGTTCTTTGAGTCTACTTGCTCTGGATTGGAGTCTTGATTGGAGCCCCCATTGTCATCACACATTTGTTTTGGGTCGGAATGTGGTAGACAAAAGAAAAGCATGACATGAAGTTTTAGGCCGCTCACTTTTAAAACATCTCATTCACATCGCCTAGGCCCAGCTTTCAAGAGGTTTCTAGTTAACTCGGCGAGGGAAGAGATGAAATTGGAGTATCACTTAAATGTCATTTTTCTTGATCACTTCACTTCAAAGTTAAAagaaatgaaatagacacttggaaattAGAGAACATTTATCTCACCTCGTCGTCCTCACTATCACCCTGCCCATCCTCATCGGCCACATCATCAATCTGATCATCTCCGTCATCATCAGACTCGTCATCTTTATCGTCACAAGACCCGTCATCCCCATCATCACCAGACCCGTCATCTCCCTCGTCACCAAACCCGTCATCCCCCTCGTTACCAGATCCGTCATCTCCGCTATCACCAAACCCGTCATCCCCCTCGTCACCAAACTCGTCATCACCCTCGTCAATATCCCAACTCTCGTCATCCTCCATGTCATCATCTCCACACCTATAACCATCAtcgtcatccatatcatcatcGTCATCGCCGTCACCATCGACGTTTGTATCATACTGGAGAAGTTTTATATCATTTTAAAGAACCATAGAAAATTAtccataataataattaatttgtactttttgacaaaaataaataaataaataaaaacataacaaagtAAAAGCTAAATGTATCATGTCAATTGTTGGTTCAAGTCCACACCTTTAGGTGAGTGAGTGGAGTAGAGGCCCATCAGTGTAAATGTATCATGTCAATTGTTGTTAAAGTCCACACCTTTAGGTGAGTGAGTGCAGTAGACGCCCATCAGTCTTGGTATAATTCTCTTGAAAAATAACAACTTGCCTACTTGAATTAATGTTTACTCTTGGTGACCACGAGCATCATTGAAAACTCTCCAATACACATCAAGTTTGCGCATCTAACTTGCACGACGAAACAAGAAGACCAATCAATCTAACGGCTTTTTAATCTTTTGTGCAAGTTAAATGTGCAAACATTGATGTGCATTACAGAGAGCCTCCAAGCATCAACCTCCTGTATATTTTTttgaaatataataatatatgatgcattcGCATTAAAAAACATCGCTAGTCGAGAATTTTGTTACAGAATATGACTAACTTGTTtcttaaataatacaaatacacCTTGCAAATCAATTGAGTTCGAAAAGAATGCAACTTTAATCCACATCCAAATCCATTTATAATCGAATTGATGAGTCCAGATCGTACTTAGGTTATCGAATCTAACTTGTCAATCCATATCCAATAAGTATCGGATTCTAATTGAACCAAATTGTTGTCAAATCTAATATAAGAACTAGTAAAGATTAAAATATCAATagtaaaatttcattttttttattatgcttttatattttgaatgaaaattattttttattatgcttttatattttagggtaaattacatagtagcccttcaggtttgaggtctattacaaccccatacaacatctttaaaacatttcactttcatacctcacgtattattttatttcaaaacaatacctccgttacattttccatccattgatccgttaaatgctgacgtggttgccacattgatgccacgtggctgccaaatgtgtgccatgtggccaaaaaaaaataatttttaattttaaaaaaaaaccttaatcttctaaattaaaaaaaaaaaagttaggcGAAGTCCAGATCTCAGCAACCCCCTCCAAGTCATCTTCCATCCGTCGTGCACACCCATCATCCACCTCTTCCTCTGCACCCATCTCCACCTCCTCTGCGCACCCATCTTCCCATCTTCCGCTCCCCCAACCCAAGCCCAACCTGCAACtcagaaagaaggaaaaaaaaaagaaaaaaaaacccaactcaCCCACCCTCCGCCTTAAATCCACACTCATTGGGAAAGACGGGATCTGGGTTACAAGGAAAGggagatgggtttttttttttcttttcttttttgggttgcaggtagtgggtgcagaggaggaggtggaggatgggtgcacGGTGGGTTTGGGAAAGACAtgagggggaagaaaggggtGGGTTGCAAGGAAGGGGgattggggaagatgaagatgggtgttttttttttcctctcctcttcttcttctgggttgcagattgGGTGGGGGGGTTGCGGGTTCAtcttttgattttggtttttatttttttttaatttagaagattcaggttttttttttttaaatttaattatttttttgccacgtggcacaaatgtggcagccacgtcagcacttaacggatcaatggatggaaaatggaatggatgtattattttgaaataaaatagtacgtgaggtatgaaagtgaaatgttttaaagatgttgtatggggttgtaatagacgtCAAACCTgaagggctactatgtaatttaccctatattTTAATTTGAAGTTTTCATCTTGAATTATAATCATCCCCGTCGTCACCAGACCTGTCATCCCCCTTGTCAATAAACCAACTCCCGTCATCCTCCATGTCATCATCTCCACACCTATAACCATCATCGTCATCCATATCGTCCTCATCTATATCGCCATCACCGTCACCATAGACGTCTGTATCATCCTGGAGAAGTTTTATAACAGTTTAAAGAACCAtagaaaattaataataattaatttgtactttttgacaaaaataaataaataaaagcagaACAAAGTAAAAGCTAAACAACTGGCCTACTTGAATTAATGTTTACTCTTGGTGACCACGAGTATCATTGAAAATTCTCCAATACACATCAAGTTTGCGCATCTAACTTGCATGACGGAACAAGAAGACCAATCAATCTAACGGTTTTTAATCTTTTGTGCAAGTTCCTGTATATCTTTTTCAAATGTATTCATATATGATGCATTCTGCATTAAAAAACATCGTTATGTCAAGAATTTTGTTACAGGATCTGGCTACTTGTTtcttaaataatacaaatacacCTTGCAAATCAATTGagctaaaaaaaaatcaaccttAATCCATATCCAAATCCATTTATAATCGAATTGATGAGTCCAGATCGTACCTTGATTATCGAATCTAACTTGTCAATCCATATCCAATAAGTATCGGATTCAAATTGAACCAAATCGTTGTCGAATCTAATATAAGAACTAGTAAAGATTAAAATATCAATagtaaaacttcattttttttattatgcttttatattttgaatgaaaattatttttcattatgcttttatattttaattagaaGTTTTCATTTTGAATTATAATCATCCCCGTCGTCACCAAACCTATCATCCCCCTCGTCAATATCCTAACTTCCGTCGTCCTCCATGTCATCATCTCCACACCTAtaaccatcatcatcatccataTCGTCCTCGTCCATATCGCCATCGTCATCACCGTCACCATAGAAGTCTGTATAATCCTGGAGAAGTTATATATCAGTTTAAAGAACCATAGAAAATTAtccataataataattaatttgcactttttgacaaaaataaataagagtaaataacaaaaaactacctcaattattgGTCTCACGACACTATCATACCTCATATTTTTAAATTGATAATGTCATACCACATCTTTAAAATTTGgtccaatgttataccttccgttaGCTTGGTCGTGAATTTCTcagttaagtgctgacgtgactTGATTTGGCtcccactttctattaaaaaattaattaaatattaaaaataataatttactcttaaaaaaaaaacaaaaaaacactcATCTTCCCCTACCCCTTCCCCTTCCTCgcaacccaaatccaaaacccatATCCCTTATCCTtccccttccctgcaaccctCGACCCCTTCCCTACCCACGCCAACATCTCCCCCCCTCGCCAGACCCACCTCTCCTCACCCTCCCTGCAACCTAAACCCACCAACCCGGTCCGGAAGCCCGCACTCACAATCTTGCTTCCTAACAAAACTGAGTGGATCCAGTTCGCCAACTCGGACCAGGATGCCGTGAAGCCGGCATCGGTTCAGAACCAGTACATTTCTCCTATCTCAGCTTTCTTCCTAGGGTTTCCTTCTCTCTAACGGTGTCCGTGTAGAGCCAGCTCTCTGTTGTTTCTTCGATTGCCTCGCGCTGTTCTTCTCCGTCTTCACTGCCGTCGTCGTCCTTCTCTTCGACCGCTGCCATTTCGTTGGTCCCCGCTGGCAGGTCGCCGCAGTGTCATCGGAAATGCTTTGGAGAGGGGATGATCGACTGATGTACCTGTAGATCCTAATCCAtctcattttctctattttcccCAATTTTGAAATCTCAAGACACTTGTGATCGACGCCGTGAGCTCAGGCCTCCTCATCGTTGTCGTCCATACAAACCCTACAAACCGTCTCAGATTGCAAGCGAGGGTTTTTGGGGTGGTGCTCACGAAGGTCCTTGACGAAATTGACGTGTGATTTGGAGAGGCGATTTTAGATAGAGAGGGGATGAGGGAAGAAATTGTGGTTGTCGTCAACGGAGGAAGGTTGGTGGAGACTGGTTTTGGTggtgagaagagagagagggggccgTGGAGGAAGGTTGCccaaagagagaggagagagaaagggtggtggaggaaggttggggggACGGGTGGGGAAGGGTTTGTAAAGGTGGattccataatttttttaatatttaattattaaaaatatatttaattaattttttaatccagttgGAGGTCTGAtattggcacaaattcgtaagatgaggtatgaaagtgtcgtcagaccaatagttgaggtatttttttgtaatttacccaataaataaataaaagcagaACAAAGTAAAAGCTAAACAACAGGCCTACTTGAATTAATGTTTACTCTTGGTGACCACGAGCATCATTGAAAATTCTCCAATACACATCAAGTTTGCGCATCTAACTTGCATGACGGAACAAGAAGTCCAATCAATCTAACGGTTTTTAATCTTTTGTGCAAGTTAAATGTGCAAACATTGATGTGCGTTACTGAGAGCCTCCAAGCATCAACCTCATGTATATCTTTTTGAAATATATTCATATATGATGCATTCTGCATTAAAAAACATCGTTATGCCAAGAATTTTGTTATAGGATATGGCTAATTTGTTTCTTAAATAATACAAATGCACCTTGCAAATCAATtgagctaaaaaaaaaaaaaatcaaccttAATCCATATCCAAATCGATTTATAATCGAATTGATGAGTCTAGATCGTACTTAGATTATCGAACCTAACTTGTCAATCCATATCCAATAAGTATCGGATTCAAACTGAACGAAATCCTTGTCGAATCTAATATAAGAATTAGTAAAGATTAAAATATCAATAGTaacttcattttttattatgcttttgtattttaattagaattatttttcattatgcttttatattttaattagaaGTTTTCATGTTGAATTATAATCACCCCCTCGTCACCAGACCCATTATCCCCCTCGTCAATATCCCAACTCCTGTCATCCTCCATGTCTTCATCTGCACACCTATAACCATCATCGTCATTCATATCGTCATcgtcatcaccatcaccatcgaCGTCTGTATCATCCTGGAGAAGTTTTATATTAGTTTAAAGAACCATAGAAAATTAtccataataataattaatttgtactttttgacaaaaataaataaataaataaataaaaacaaaacaaagtaaaagatAAATATATCATGTCAATTGTTGGTTCAAGTCCACACCTTTAGGTGAGTGAGTGCAACAAAGGCCCATCAGTCTAAATGGATCATGTCAATTGTTGGTTCAAGTCCACACCTTTAGGGGAGTGAGTGCAGCAAAGGCCCATCAGTCTGATATAATTCTCTTGAAAAATAACAACTGGCCTACTTGAATTAGTGTTTACTTCTGGTGACCGCGAGCATCATTGAAAATTCTTCAATACAAATCGAGTTTGCGCATCTAACTTGCATGACGGaacaatataaattaataaaatttggcTAAATCGACAATAAGTTTAATTAGAAGTAatggtttttgttattttaaaatcaacgagaggtcctaagttactatgtgcatgtttattgttttcaatttttacaaatttttgtttagttgttaatttatttactagctagtagctatgtgggttgcTATTTTTAAACAACCGTtcaaattcaagtctaatcttcaacaaagagtaacccgtagactaaatttttagaccaaatttacaAATAAGACTacgtgtcatcaaaatgtttaatttagcgGTCGTtcattacttatacatatcCTTAAATACTCgaaaacattattattatttttagtctTATATTGAtgaggttagtaaataagaaaaaaataccttacgatttatataaaaacactttaaaagttcagatgaaaaacaaaactcataACCTATCTACCTGTAAGCCTAAAGTTTTTTTGTTACCTTCTctcgatacaaaataaattagttattccgtgtttctaaattattgagtttgaagtgtttttctaagtataattttatcgatgtcttacttatgaaaacaaataattctTTTTATATAAAGTGAGGGCATATTTTTTAGCGTCTTCCCGGATCTCAAAAATAACTGGACCGACCCTGTGCAGGTGGAGAGAAAAACTCTCACAGAGGGAGAGAATCCAAAATAAGTGCCGTTAAAGAGAATCCGCCCCTGCGTTTAATTGCCATATCTTTTGGCATCCAAATTGCAATACTATTTGGCATGTGGACGAGATTGACGTGTAAACAAATTCTAATTAGAAAAGTACTAGAAACTTGTACCCACGCGATGCTGTGGGATTGAAAATCATATGAAATATTTTATAGCTTCaattttcataaacaatgtttgAGTGAAAAATAGAGAATTATGAATAGCAACCCAAATTAATTCAAACGAAATCTACACAACCCAAAGTAAGATCAAACGAAATATGCACAACCCAAATGAAGAGATCAAACTCTAATTCTATCAAAAAGCCCTTATTCCTAATGCCACCTTTCTTTTTGGCACCCTATCCATTCTGTCAGCAATCGATACAGAAATAAATAAGTCCATAAAAAAACCCAAGAAGTATATGTACATAGCACAAATCAACCCAATCAACGAACTTTATTTAAATAGAACCAAATGAGTAATAAGTCATTGAACCCTCACTTCACCATCCTAAATTTTTCCATATCTCTGTGTATATATGAGGGTAGACATTCAACCctcacttctttcttttttgagaGTTCTGTATActaattggaggaaaccaaggAATTTGAAGCTTTTCCATACCTCGGCTTATATTTTGAGGGAATTTAATGTGTTCTTGGAAATTGGTAAAAGTGAATGTGGAAGAATAGGGGAATAGTCCACTGTCTCTCAAGCTCTTCCCTTTGAATTGTTGTAAAAGAAACTCTCACATCCACCTTTCCCCCTATTCCAATTGTAACAGAGGTCCACAATCTCTCCAACAGTGCCTCTGCATTGCTACTTGTTTTCTAGGTCCTGAACTGGAAAATCCCCAAATGGGCAAATCCAAATTTtatcatcaaaaccaaaattatagtaaaaaataataattaaaatcaaGGGCAGAGGCAGAGCAATTAGGTAAGTACAAAATGCCTGAACAATagtacatgaaatttaaatgatAGCTTAAAGACTGCGTTTTGCAGAGCCACGATACTTGTAGCCCTACAACCTGTTATACAAAATTGATTAAGCGTGCAAATTCATCCAGACAGTAAAATACAAACCTAGTGAGTGTCTCGCTTTTTTTCTCTCCGGTTGTGAGAGTCTTTCTCTCTGTTGGTGAGAGTCCTCCATTGTGAGTGGGTTCTTCTCCGTGCTGAGTCAAAAGGGATTCTCCGCTTTACTTTCTACTTTAGGAATTTTCTGCTTTTCTGGAATATGTTTGGTGGCCTTTCCTGCTGATGTAGGGGGATGGAagggttattaattcctatgcCTGACGACAACTGGAGGAAGGAAACTGCCAGAGTTAAATATAGATATGAAGAATCGACTGAACACAACACGCATAAATGCTCCAACCATCTTAGAAGAAGTAAATATCCTCAACTACCAGAGTCGACCAAGGAAAAGACAGACATTTATTCCATCAGATCTGGAAGTAATGGCACCGATAGCAAAAGGGCAGAGAACAGGTACTTGCAAATCTCATTTATTATTCTGGTCTTTTTGTATCTGCAACACAACCACCAATTCACGGAAACGAGAAAAGGAACTAGATCTGTTAAGTACAAAAAAGTGGGGGGTGAAACTCAGATCTACTTGTATTCTACTTGTGGGAGTTTTGATCTGTGGCATAAAGGCAAGCGAAGACGAATGACGACTCAGGATGTTGAGGAACTGGTAGTTAATTTGGAAAGGACCATGGATTTAACGACCATGGAAAATGGGGTAAAATTAGTGGGTATGGCTTTGGTTAACAGGAATCTCAATAGATGGGGAGTGAGAAACATCCTTAGATCCGCTTGGAAGGAGTTAGGGGAGGTAGATATAAAATGGGTCAAGGATAATATGTTCTTAATCAATGCTCAAGATGAGAGCACAACATCAAAAATCCTCCAGCAAGTTCCATGGGCGGTTATGAAGAAGAATTTCTCTGTCAAAAGATGGCCTCTTGATCTGGCTCTGGAAGAAATTCAAATGGAAATCCTGCCATTTTGGGTGCAGATCAGAGGGGTTCCACTCTACCTTAGTTCAAAGGAGAATGCCTTACGAATAGCCAAGGAGATTGGGGAGGTTGTTAAGATTGAAGACCTGTCAAAGAACAGAGGCTTTCTCATAGTCAAGGTTATGGTGAATAGTCATAACCCCCTCATTGCAGGATGTTGGCTGCCGCGGGGAAAGAACGAGGACACTTGGATTGAATTTCGCTATGAAAGACTTCAAGATTTTTGCTATCGGTGTGGGAGAATAGGTCACGCGAATACGGAATGTGCATTCGAACCTACGAAGGGTGGGGCAGCAGGCTATGGCGAGTGGACAAGAACGGCGCCAGTAAGGGATATAGTGACGACACAAAATCATGTGGCAATTAGTTTTGGAGCTCAGAGAAGGGCGGGTACTAGAAGAAGTGGGTTGGGACCTGGCTCGTCGCACAGTGTGCAAATTAAGGAGGGGGGAAATATGATTACTAATGAACTCTTCAGTGGGTCATCTAAATCGGCGGAATACGGTGGTAGTAAGGAGAGCCCAAAACGCTGGCATAGATTTGCAAATAGGAAGCTGGGGGTGCCAAGAGAGCCGACACAATGgattgtgaatgtgaataatCCATTTACGACTAATCACGGGGGATCACTTCAACCCCAATTCATGGAAATGATTAACAAGTTTGCCAGGAATTCATCTGTAACTCTGGAAGAGATACCTGGGGTGGCACGGTCTCAACATACCGGATCGCATTTGGTGGGATACAGGGAGGATAAAAATCTTCGCCACTATACTGAGCACGGGGATGCCGATTGTAGCACTACGAAGCGGGGAGCGGAGGACGGAGATAGTGAAATGAATCAAACCCCATTGAAAAAATGCAAACCCACTCGTGCAGTGAAGATATCGAGAGATAATTCAAGAGGTGGTGGCGGCTGGCCTTCAACAGCCGCAAGGACATCATGATCCACTTGTTTTGGAACTGCCGTGGTCTTGGGTCGGACACGGCGGTTAGAGCCCTTCATGGGTTAATAAGGAAGTATAGGCCCTCTATGATCTTTCTTTCGGAAACGAAGATGAAAGATCATAGAATCGACGGTGTTAGAAGGAGGATGGGTTTTTTGAATGGCATTAATGTTGCTCCGATTGGCAAGGCTGGAGGTCTAAGCCTTTGGTGGGATGACTCGATTGTTATGGAAGGAGTGGACTCTGAGAAGCACTATATTGATGCCCAATGTCGGTGTAAGGATTCTCAGGTGGTTTTTCGTTTCACTGGAGTTTATGGTACTTCTTATAAAGCTGAGAAAGCGGTCTTTTGGAGCGGGATGTTAAACGACTTCAATCCCTCTACCATTCCTTGGATTTGCGGAGGTGATTTCAATGAGTATCTATGGGATTGGGAGAAGAAAGGAGGCTCGGAGTCTAGGTCCAATCGTCACAGATATCTGGATGACTTTATGAGGGAGATGGAGTTATTTGATTTGGATTTCAATGGCCCGCCTTTCACTTGGCGTGGAATTCGCAATGGAACTTTGGTGGAGGAAAGGTTGGACCGTGGGTTGATAAATAAGCAGTGGTAGGATTGCTGGCCTAATTCCTCGCTGATCCATGGTGTTGTCCTGGGATCAGACCATTGCCCAGTGATTGTTCAAGGGGAGCCAAGAGGGGGAAGGGGTAAACGCCTATTCAAGTTCGAAGCGTTCTGGGTCAGGGATCCTGAGTGCAGGAGCATTGTGAAGAATTGTTGGGAGAGTCCGTGTGCGGGTGGAAACATGGAGAAATGGATCAGGAAAATTAATGACTGCCGTTCTTCGCTTTCGAGATGGAGCAGGAAAAAATTTAAGTATAGGGGGCAGCAGATTGAGGAGATGATGTCCCAGTTGGGGAAGCTGCAAGAAAATTAGGGTCAGAATGGTAAGCAGATTGAGGAGCTTTCAATCCGTGTAGACAAACTTAGGAGCCAAGAAGAAAGCTTTTGGCAACAAAGATCCAGAGTGAAGTGGTTGAAAGAAGGAGATGCCAACACGGCCTTTTTTCATCAATCCACCCTACAGAGGCGTAGGAGAAATAAGGTGATAAAGATTAAAGATTCAAATGATGCTTGGATTGACTGCCCAAGAAAGGTGAGGGACACCATTGATAACCATTTTATTAACCTTTTCACTTCGGTGGGGGCTAGGAATTGGGGGTCTATTTTGGATTGTGTTACTCATAGGGTGACTACTGAAATGAACGCATCCCTCGTCGCCCCGATTACAATGGAGGAGATTAAAGAAGCGGCGATGCTTATGGGGGGATTAAAGGCTCCTGGCCCGGATGGATTCCAGGGCATATTCTATCAATCTTTTTGGGAGAATTTGGCGGGGAAGATCAATGGTTTTATTGAGGATATTTGGAATGGAAATGGCAGCTCCCTTAAAATCAACGCTACTTTTGTTGTTCTGATCCCAAAAGTCCCCAACCCGGAATCTGTTTCCCAATTTAGGCCAATCAGTCTGTGCAACTATTCGTACAAAATTCTATCAAAAATTCTGGCAAACAGGCTCAAGCCCCTGCTACCGGATCTGATCTCTCCCTCGCATAATGCTTTCGTTGCGGGAAGACAAATACAGGATAATATTGGCATTGCGCATGAGCTATTCCACTTTCTCAAGTCTCGGAAAGCTAAGCGGAAATTTGAACTTGGGATTAAACTCGACATGCACAAGGCCTATGATAGGGTGGAGTGGGATTTTTTGATGGCAATTATGGAGAAGATGGGGTTTGCTCCTATGTGGCGTAACCTGGTTTTGGGGTGCATTTCAACTGTGAACTTTGCTATCATGCTGAATGGCCAACCTGGGTCGAAATTTGCTCCAACCCGTGGCCTTAGACAAGGAGATCCACTTTCTCCATATTTGTTCCTGTTGGTTAGTGAAGTTTTATCCTTATTAATTCAAAAGGCGAGTGATACTAAAATGATCAATGGTGTTCAATTTAATCCTATGGGGCCGTGCATTTCTCATATATTCTTTACGGATGACACCCTAATTTTTTTGAGGGCTGATAAGAAGAATTGTTCTAATTTGGGGAGTCTCATCCAGGAGTATTGTCTGGCTTCTGGACAACAGGTTAATTTGCAAAAGTCCAGTGTGTTCTTTGGTGCTAATCTTCCAGGTGCTCTTAGAGGGGAACTTGCTGGTATATTGGGGATGCCTACGGTGGAGACTCCGGGATGCTATCTTGGTGTGCCCACCATATGGGGAAGGTCTAAGAAGGGGGGATTGGCATATGTGAAGGACAGGGTTTTGGAAAAAGTTCAGGGATGGAAGCAATCAACTCTCTCTTCGGCAGGAAAAGAAGTTTTGATTAAAGCGGTGATTCAAGCCATTCCGGCCTACCCaatgaatatttttaaattC includes the following:
- the LOC126600859 gene encoding uncharacterized protein LOC126600859, translated to MEGLLIPMPDDNWRKETARVKYRYEESTEHNTHKCSNHLRRSKYPQLPESTKEKTDIYSIRSGSNGTDSKRAENRYLQISFIILVFLYLQHNHQFTETRKGTRSVKYKKVGGETQIYLYSTCGSFDLWHKGKRRRMTTQDVEELVVNLERTMDLTTMENGVKLVGMALVNRNLNRWGVRNILRSAWKELGEVDIKWVKDNMFLINAQDESTTSKILQQVPWAVMKKNFSVKRWPLDLALEEIQMEILPFWVQIRGVPLYLSSKENALRIAKEIGEVVKIEDLSKNRGFLIVKVMVNSHNPLIAGCWLPRGKNEDTWIEFRYERLQDFCYRCGRIGHANTECAFEPTKGGAAGYGEWTRTAPVRDIVTTQNHVAISFGAQRRAGTRRSGLGPGSSHSVQIKEGGNMITNELFSGSSKSAEYGGSKESPKRWHRFANRKLGVPREPTQWIVNVNNPFTTNHGGSLQPQFMEMINKFARNSSVTLEEIPGVARSQHTGSHLVGYREDKNLRHYTEHGDADCSTTKRGAEDGDSEMNQTPLKKCKPTRAVKISRDNSRGGGGWPSTAARTS
- the LOC126600441 gene encoding uncharacterized protein LOC126600441, whose product is MAAVEEKDDDGSEDGEEQREAIEETTESWLYTDTDYTDFYGDGDDDGDMDEDDMDDDDGYRFDNDLVQFESDTYWIWIDKLDSIIKDDTDVYGDGDGDIDEDDMDDDDGYRCGDDDMEDDGSWFIDKGDDRLGLGWGSGRWEDGCAEEVEMGAEEEVDDGCARRMEDDLEGYDTNVDGDGDDDDDMDDDDGYRCGDDDMEDDESWDIDEGDDEFGDEGDDGFGDSGDDGSGNEGDDGFGDEGDDGSGDDGDDGSCDDKDDESDDDGDDQIDDVADEDGQGDSEDDEVR